One window of the Pempheris klunzingeri isolate RE-2024b chromosome 10, fPemKlu1.hap1, whole genome shotgun sequence genome contains the following:
- the c10h2orf88 gene encoding small membrane A-kinase anchor protein yields MGCVKSKRSNCAGQNANSTEKVEGKAKGSRGEKAYLVHSEMGSPESSPQVNPVLLEYAQRLSEEIVARAVQQWMEVDRRYSDIPYIECDVP; encoded by the coding sequence ATGGGGTGTGTTAAATCCAAGAGGAGCAACTGTGCTGGACAAAatgcaaactccacagagaAGGTGGAAGGCAAAGCCAAGGGGTCGAGGGGCGAGAAAGCGTACTTGGTTCACTCAGAGATGGGCTCGCCGGAGAGCTCCCCTCAGGTCAACCCAGTGCTGCTGGAGTACGCCCAGAGGCTCTCCGAGGAGATCGTGGCCCGGGCCGTGCAGCAGTGGATGGAGGTAGACCGTCGCTACAGCGACATCCCCTACATTGAGTGTGATGTGCCGTGA